In the Duncaniella freteri genome, one interval contains:
- the typA gene encoding translational GTPase TypA, whose protein sequence is MQKIRNIAIIAHVDHGKTTLVDKMLLAGKLFRDNQSTGELILDNNDLERERGITILSKNVSITYKDYKINIIDTPGHADFGGEVERVLNMADGCLLLVDAFEGPMPQTRFVLQKAIQMGLKPVVVINKVDKPNCRPDEVQEMVFDLMCNLDATEEQLDFPTIYGSAKQGWMSTDFNNPTEDITAVLDAIIEYIPEPQIHEGDAQMLITSLDYSNYVGRIAIGRVHRGEIREGMDIALCKKDGSVVKQRIKELHTFEGMGRKKVDSVKSGDICALVGIDGFEIGDTVADINNPEPLPRIAIDEPTMSMTFTINDSPFFGKDGKFVTSRHIADRLTKELDRNLALRVTKSDNEDVWIVFGRGVLHLSVLIETMRREGFELQVGQPQVIIKEIDGKKCEPIEMLTVNVPEEFSSKIIDMVTRRKGEMITMSTQNDRVHLEFLIPSRGIIGLRNNVLTASAGEAIMAHRFHEYQPWKGDIERRTNGSLIAMEAGTAYAYAIDKLQDRGRFFIFPQEEVYAGQVVGENAKDNDIVVNVTKSKKLTNMRASGADDKARIVPPVVFSLEEALEYIKEDEYVEVTPHHLRLRKIILDEIERKRANK, encoded by the coding sequence ATGCAGAAAATCCGAAACATTGCCATTATAGCACACGTTGACCATGGCAAGACCACACTCGTAGACAAAATGCTGCTCGCCGGCAAACTGTTTCGCGACAACCAGTCCACAGGCGAACTTATACTCGACAACAACGACCTTGAGCGCGAGCGTGGTATAACAATTCTTTCCAAGAATGTATCTATCACCTACAAGGACTACAAGATCAATATCATCGACACTCCGGGACACGCTGACTTCGGAGGTGAAGTGGAACGAGTTCTCAACATGGCAGACGGCTGCCTGCTACTCGTAGACGCTTTCGAAGGGCCGATGCCACAGACCCGCTTTGTACTTCAGAAAGCAATCCAGATGGGACTCAAGCCTGTAGTAGTGATCAATAAGGTGGACAAACCCAACTGCCGCCCTGATGAAGTACAGGAGATGGTGTTTGACCTGATGTGCAACCTTGATGCCACAGAGGAACAGCTCGATTTCCCCACCATATACGGCTCTGCCAAGCAGGGATGGATGAGCACCGACTTCAACAACCCCACCGAGGACATCACAGCCGTGCTCGATGCCATCATAGAGTACATACCCGAACCACAGATACACGAAGGCGATGCACAGATGCTAATCACCTCGCTTGACTACAGCAATTATGTAGGACGTATCGCCATTGGTCGTGTGCACAGAGGCGAAATCCGTGAAGGAATGGATATCGCACTTTGCAAAAAAGACGGCTCTGTGGTGAAGCAACGCATCAAGGAGCTGCACACATTCGAAGGCATGGGCCGCAAGAAGGTCGATAGCGTAAAGAGCGGGGACATATGCGCGCTTGTTGGCATTGATGGATTTGAGATCGGAGACACAGTGGCTGACATAAACAATCCCGAGCCACTTCCTCGCATAGCCATCGATGAGCCCACCATGTCGATGACATTCACCATAAACGACTCTCCTTTCTTCGGCAAGGACGGCAAGTTTGTTACCTCACGCCACATTGCTGACCGTCTCACCAAAGAGCTTGACCGAAATCTTGCTCTCCGAGTCACAAAAAGCGACAACGAGGATGTATGGATTGTGTTCGGACGCGGTGTGCTCCACCTTTCAGTGCTTATAGAGACCATGCGTCGCGAGGGATTCGAGCTACAGGTAGGACAACCTCAGGTAATCATAAAAGAGATTGACGGCAAAAAATGCGAGCCAATCGAGATGCTTACAGTGAACGTCCCGGAAGAATTCTCGTCCAAGATCATCGACATGGTAACACGCCGCAAGGGCGAGATGATCACCATGAGCACACAGAACGACCGAGTCCATCTGGAATTCCTCATCCCCTCTCGTGGCATCATCGGACTACGCAACAATGTGCTCACAGCGTCAGCAGGAGAGGCAATTATGGCTCACCGATTCCATGAATACCAGCCATGGAAAGGAGACATCGAACGCCGCACCAACGGTTCTCTGATTGCGATGGAAGCCGGCACAGCCTACGCCTATGCCATAGACAAGCTTCAGGACCGCGGACGTTTCTTCATATTCCCGCAAGAAGAAGTCTATGCCGGACAGGTTGTAGGTGAAAACGCCAAGGACAATGACATTGTAGTCAATGTCACCAAATCCAAGAAACTCACTAATATGCGCGCCAGCGGAGCTGACGACAAAGCGCGCATTGTTCCTCCGGTAGTATTCTCTCTTGAAGAAGCCCTGGAATATATCAAAGAAGATGAATATGTGGAAGTGACACCTCACCATCTGCGCCTGCGCAAAATCATTCTTGATGAGATCGAACGCAAACGCGCAAACAAGTAA